The Capsicum annuum cultivar UCD-10X-F1 chromosome 3, UCD10Xv1.1, whole genome shotgun sequence genomic sequence TGACGTTAAACTGCACATATTATCCAAGAGGCCATTGTCCAGAATATAATCAACTGATAAAGCTTCCATCTGTCTAATGTAGAAATGGTCTCAAATTTCCCACGCAATCATGATATCGGGGTTGACCGCTCCCCAACTGCCGGAGACAGAGGCTGCATACAAGGTGACAATAGGTCACATACACTGAGAACAAAACTTCACAAGGTACTAGAAGTAAATAATACATCATGTCAAAAGAGAAGTATACCTGACatcctttttcattttataaGGATGTATAACCTTATTTACAGAAAAAATAGCAGTGAGAGAAATATGTATGTAGAGTATCAAGCACCTTTCTTACCACTATGCAATGGATCCTATAAAGAGTAAAAATCATCTTGCATTTTATGCCAAAGAGCTTACAACAATAAGGTCCATCAGAGTCGAatcatttacatgtttgaatgtgtgtgtgggggggggggggggggggggggggggggggggttaagaTACTCAATTCATGAAGGTCCATTCTAGTTAGCAAGGATAAGGAAGCAAAAGCTGAGTCCTTAATAATATGTCTATCATTACATGTGACTATCTCCActatagaaagaaaagaaaaggaaagaacaaCATTTCAGCACATTTATACGCATATtgtctttattattatattagcATAAGTAGTCAACATATTCAACTAAGATTTTTACCATACATgcaaacataataaataaaactaaacaaaGATAGTTAGCATAGATAGGAGTCTATCTCCCATAGGCATCAGCGTAGAACTCCACTAAAAAGGACAAAGAACGCcctaaattaaaacacattactTTGCTCCTACACTTATTTAAACCTTCTAAAGCAAACAAGAGTGGACGGACTCTTCTATTCTATTCTCTCTGGGAATTCGAAGCTATGTGGGCGATACTCTCAGTTAGTTCTCTTTGTTCCTGGAGGAGGGCCTCCTTCCTCTCTTCCAAACCGCGAATGTGGTTCcggatctgttgcatcatatttgcAACGGCCTCAAGGTCAAGAGGAGGCAAATTCTCCCAGAACAGACTTTTGCTCCTACTGGAGCTTTTCTTCTTTTAGTTACAAGATTTCGATAGAAAATTTTAGAAGTCTTCGAAAAGAATCCATGGCTAGGGATGAATAACATCCAAAGTCCTTGCTAGGAATTTCAGATAACTTTCTGTATTACTGTGATGCTTACTTCCCGCAATAGCCCCTGGACCTTAGCCTCCTAAGAATTGGGTTCTAGTGTGGGCTCTGGGGGTCTCCCAGACCCATATCTGATAAAAGTAGTGGCCTGGTTGCCCCCACATCCCCTTATCATGCGTGTCTGAGAGAGCAGATTGTGCTAGCATTTTGGTGCTCGCCTTATGGTTTTCAATCCTCTTTCGCCGAGATGActtttaaaaagataattttccCGCATAGGAACAAGACCACTTTACTAGATTTAGCCAATTCGAGTGTGGATGGGGATTCCCCAATAGATTCTACAGATTCAGCATTTGCGTTTTACTATAAAAAGCTACATTTCACAAACATGTACGTTTTTATACTATATACTACCACTATGCTCTTCATTCGAAGAGACTCCAATTTCTTTTTTACAGACAGACTAGAAGATACACAAGCGACCTGTTCTCCAGATCTTCCTAAATTGCATCCTTAATCTACTACTAGTCTTCCTTTAGTACCCTCAACATATATTCCACTCATTTCTTTAATATATTTTCTCACTGGGAGATTTAACATGATGGTGAAAACATTGCAACAAAATGACTATTTAATACCGAACTACTAAATTTCTTATTTATCCATGACTCCCTTTGTAACAAATTACTTCAGCAGAATTTTACATAAACTAGGCCTTTACAGCAAGTTCTGCAGAAGATCCTTCCCAAGCCCCTCATTTGTCTTGCCTAACAATGTCCACAATTTCAGATATTGCCACTTGAGGAATCCAAATAGAAAGAAGCAAATATGTAGTTGCCAAAACTTTACTTATTTAAGAATTCTTGATCAAACTTGAAGCAAATGTTTTCTCTCTCATCGATAATGAGGCTAGAATATGAACATCTTCATTTGAAAAATGATACTTTACTGCATCCTAAAAGAATCCATTTTGTCCCTTCCTCATGAAATTACTGTAGCCAAAATTACCAATGTTTTAGCATCTCACTTTCCTATATCTCTACATGTTTAGACTGCTAAAAGAGGACATCTATAACTGGCATACTAAAGCAAGCACAAGCTTAAAAGTTCCCAAGGAAAAAATGGCACGTCTTTCCCTGCAGAGTTTTCTGATAGCATGATAATTGTAAATATAGTCTGGAATTATCAAATGACATCGTTAATCAATTAAAACATGATGTAAGTACAACGAGGATCAAGCTAAAAATGCTCAAACTTTTACCTAAACCAACTGAGAGATGACTAGATTGTTATATATTGTTGGCATCAACAATACAAACTATCAGGAAAAAAACCATTAACTAGCATCCATAGCCTAACTAGACAGAGTCAAGTAATTACCGCGGTAACATAGGATGAGCTATGTGCAAGAAATTTGACAAACTcttgtttctttatttcaaagTTGAACTTGCAATGGTCCAGCAATGCTTGTTCTCTCTGCAAATCTTCCACAAATCTTGCCCTTTTCCACTTCAGCTCCTTCATCCGGCTCTCAGTGTCAAAATAGTTTTCAGGTAGATTCAACCTTCCAGCACTCATTGGAAATTTGATCTCTACTTCCCTTTATACAAAATGTacacaagaaagaaagaaaccaaACGAATCAGTGATACAATAGAAAGAAACAAACAAttataacatacccagtgtaatgcCATGAGTGGGGTCCGAGGAGAGTGGtgtgtacgcagccttacccctaccttgggaAGGTAGAGAGGATAATGATTCACTGGAGCAACCAACAAGGAAAATAAAGCATGCTGCAAATTCAAATACATctagtatttacatattttaaaactcTAATATTTACAAATGAACTCAAATACATCTGATATATAAGCATAGGATTAAAAAGAGCCCGTAAGAGACAGTGAGATTAAGATACAAATAATTGACAGAAGGCACTCAGGctaaaaacatgataaattcTGAAAACTCCTCGCCAGAAATTATATCATAGATTATTTTTCCTGATTAacttctcatttcttctttttttccccttttaGGATAATGATTCATTAATTATGCAATACAAACAAATCTAACAAAGGCTACCTGCAGAAGATTTGCTTTTAAATGTAGTGGAAGGAATGGAAGGACATGATTTCATACAttctatacaacaacaacaacaacaaacccagtgtattcccacttagtggggtctgggggggtaagatgtacgcagtccatacctctacctctaaagaagtaaaaaggctgtttccgatagacccccggctcaagtcacgagataccacacttCTATACAGATTGAGGAATTTCTATACATTCTATACAGATTGAGGAATTTCGTGGAAGTTTGAATTCCACAAAGGTCAAGCAACATGGTCACAAGAGACCATCAGCTTTCCAGTTAAGGCGCAAAGTTATAGTTCAAGATACTCAAAATGGAACAAGTTAATAGGCAATTAATTCTTTAGGGTGTCTTCACAAACAAGTTGAACTATGAAAGGAGAAAAATATATGAATGAAATACAACGCCATTAAAGACAAGCCTCTTTACCTCTCGCCTAGGACAGATACACCACCACTTTTTATTATCCCACCGTCCAAAGATACGGCTCCATCAGTTAAAAGAGGTAGAGCCTGCAGCATGTCTGCCCTTGTTTTGTATACTTGCAACCTTGAAAAGAGGCTATAGAAGAGGGTCTCCCTCAGGCCATGACCAGTGCTTGTAACACAATATAAATTAGCAGGGTCAATATTGATCATATTGACTGCAAAACCAAGAAAACCAGGAGGTGTTTCCTCATTGAGATATCTTGGCTTCTTTATAGCAAGCCTCCTCTGAGGGTCATCAACAATAAATTCACCAGCATATGGactaaaatgattaaaaaaaggaaaaagaaaagagagtgaAGAAGTGTTAAAGAATATGAGCATCATTTGCAAGAAGAGATCTTGATAACCTCAAACCTTAAATTCCCAAGACAGATTACAACAAATCGGTCATCCAAAGGTCTCGCAATTGACGCTCCAAGTCCATGAAGACCGGAACTTTTATTTATGGAACCTTCCTTATCATATATTTCCAGTGCTTTAACTCCATCATTCGTCTTGCAAACAACTGCTAACATGGTTTCTAGCCCAAGATAATCTGAGAGAATCCTGGATTTCAGAGATTAAGGTACAAATGTCAATCATAACACAGAGAActtccattttaaaaaaaagtagaacGACCTTccaactttttgttttttttgataaGTACAGTGAacttccttttttaaaaaaaaatagtcctCTTTCACCAACCCCTACTCCTAAATCCAAACAAAATCTTGAACCGTCTTTTTATAGCCGGCAGAAACAAAAAGGTGTATCttatttaacttcatcatatcaACTTTAGGCAGTTTTCTGCACAAGGGGTTATTCCAAGGTCAATTGGTACAAAGTAAAGgataaaaagtataataaatatgtaaataatagtaataataataatatcatcatcaatatttatGATTACTATTGTCTTGTTATTATTATACAAACACATCTAATTAATCAGAAAAGAACTAATGCAAACACATCTAAAATTTCTGGAGAGTGGAGACAGAAATATTTTTGGATACAAAAGACCCAATGAAGAGACATGGAAGAAACGCTAATTCCTCAATATCATTTACATAGCCTAACTTCCATTTTCGTCTGTTTTAATTCACTTGACTCTTTTCCCTGGAGGATAAAGTTCAATCTCCAAGAATATGAACTTCGATACTATAGTATACCTTTGACAAATTCAAAGACCAGAAGTCCAGAACATATCAAGACTTTTTGTCTTAAGTTTTCACCTTCACGCAGCTACATGTTATCATCTTGATTGGGACAGAGGGAACAAGTGCTATAATTTCTTGAACACGGCTAAGGAGAACTAGCATAGAAAGTGGACTCCTAGAgcggattttttttcttttctttttttctacagAGATCGCGAGCAATTACTGGATGTTATGCGAAACTAACCTGCTGAGATTATTGTCGTCAACCTTCCCAAGCAAAGCAACAACTCCCATCAAGTCCTTCATCAATGGATGAGGAGTAGTCTGAGCTTTCAGCTTGCAACAGATGCCAGCTGCAGAGTTATTATATCTTAAGATTTTTTCAATGGTCTCTTCCTCATTCCGTCCATTGGAAGATTCCTGATTTTCAGAACCAGTTCCAGTTGCGGAATGAATCTTGCCAAGAGCAACTACAATACCCCACAAACACAAGGAATTAAAATTGAGAAACAGTGAAAAGGCATAtgcaaaaagggaaagaaaaaaattacactgAATGCTATAGTCTACATGGAATACTTTAAAATAGGCAATACACAACATTAAACCCATGAATAATATATTAGGCCTCTGTCAGCTCACTCAAACAAGCTGATGGTTGATATTTTGCGCTACAGGAGTCAGGTAATCATGAAATCCATCTTTAAAGACATCCCTTGATATGAAAAATCTTACCATCCTTGATTGTTTCCTTCCCAAAAAGACAGTAAAAGCATTATATTCTAGGATACTGAAAGAACAAAATGACAAGAGTAGCCTTTTAAAATTTTGCACATGATTTTACAGCAAGCCTAGTTAACTTGAAACGAAGGAAATGATACCTCGTATATCCAAAATTGAATCGTCCAACCTGTTCTTCTGAGCCTTTAAGAATTTGATATTATCTTCATGATGTTTAATTTTTAAACCAATCTCCTGCATCGCATCCTCAAGTTTCTACAGTAATTAAAGTATATAGTCATGAATATTGACCAATCTACTTCACAATATATTATCATGTGCATTATCATCTCAAAAATAATGGATGTACATAGATATATCTATCCCTATTATCAAGTACATTGTGCATATTGCATCcatgaatgataaaataaaataaacaatgcaAATATCTTTCATAATATTAAGTTATTAACAACCTTGGAATTGCAGATAACTGCCTCAGCAGTTCCATTTTGCATCGGATTGCCAGCAAAAACAGGGGAATTAACCTGACCTCCTTGATTAAGAGATGGATCATGCACAATCAGTGGCTTAGGACTGATGGGTAGCTGCAAAAGGAATGTAAAAGCAAATATCAGTTTGTTAGAGTTGCTTATTAAGAAAGGATTCAACAAGTGAATTATAAGGTTCAAGAGTG encodes the following:
- the LOC107863126 gene encoding protein DEFECTIVE IN MERISTEM SILENCING 3 isoform X2 — encoded protein: MQNGTAEAVICNSKKLEDAMQEIGLKIKHHEDNIKFLKAQKNRLDDSILDIRVALGKIHSATGTGSENQESSNGRNEEETIEKILRYNNSAAGICCKLKAQTTPHPLMKDLMGVVALLGKVDDNNLSRILSDYLGLETMLAVVCKTNDGVKALEIYDKEGSINKSSGLHGLGASIARPLDDRFVVICLGNLSPYAGEFIVDDPQRRLAIKKPRYLNEETPPGFLGFAVNMINIDPANLYCVTSTGHGLRETLFYSLFSRLQVYKTRADMLQALPLLTDGAVSLDGGIIKSGGVSVLGEREVEIKFPMSAGRLNLPENYFDTESRMKELKWKRARFVEDLQREQALLDHCKFNFEIKKQEFVKFLAHSSSYVTAPLSPAVGERSTPIS
- the LOC107863126 gene encoding protein DEFECTIVE IN MERISTEM SILENCING 3 isoform X1, with protein sequence MDGGHRRMSIDNDKLPISPKPLIVHDPSLNQGGQVNSPVFAGNPMQNGTAEAVICNSKKLEDAMQEIGLKIKHHEDNIKFLKAQKNRLDDSILDIRVALGKIHSATGTGSENQESSNGRNEEETIEKILRYNNSAAGICCKLKAQTTPHPLMKDLMGVVALLGKVDDNNLSRILSDYLGLETMLAVVCKTNDGVKALEIYDKEGSINKSSGLHGLGASIARPLDDRFVVICLGNLSPYAGEFIVDDPQRRLAIKKPRYLNEETPPGFLGFAVNMINIDPANLYCVTSTGHGLRETLFYSLFSRLQVYKTRADMLQALPLLTDGAVSLDGGIIKSGGVSVLGEREVEIKFPMSAGRLNLPENYFDTESRMKELKWKRARFVEDLQREQALLDHCKFNFEIKKQEFVKFLAHSSSYVTAPLSPAVGERSTPIS